CGCGCACGCTTGACGTTCACGCGTTTTTTTCCCTGTCAAAACAGTTATGCGATCACTTTCGCGTAGCACGAGTGCCGTAGTGAATAATCGCGTGTATTCGCGCACCGGCTAAAACGCTCTTTCAGTACAATTTTGACGCGCTGGCTGCTCGCGCGCTGCGCGAGAATCAATATGAGAAAAGAACGACGGCAACCCGTTGACAACAAATTCTTGGGCTAAACAATGGATCAATACCGATACCTTGCGGCGGAGGGCAACTCGTAGAAACGGTAATAAATCGTCGTTCCTTGTCGTGGATGACATTCTTTGACTCGTACGCACTTTTCCTAATCAGCGAATACAGAAGTAAATTTCGGAGAGTTCCACTCGTCAGTTTTTCTCTTGCGTGACGCACGTACGTATATTTAATCCTTAACCTTTGCGGTGAACACTttgaatttgatatttaactgTGTTTTAATACAACGAAGAATAATTATCTCACTCGTTTTTCTTCCAAATTGACAGTAATTCTTCGCATTGGTGCAGTCTTGTTTAGTTTGTGATCAATTTATTGTGAAAGATGTACAACGAaagaaaactgaaaaataaatgattccTAATAagctttaaatttaacattatatttaattaaatgaatattcTGCAAGTTTGCGTGTTTGTGATTATTTGCTGAATTTCAGTTATAGTTTTGTACATGTAATTTTGCAGACTAAATAATTTGCAAGGCTGAGCAGTGAATCATACagaggataaaataaatacgtaattgttcaatacatttttaacaagGATATATCAATATGTTAGTTTTTTCGCTGCAGTGACTGTGAAGCTTGATATTAAGTTCCGTTATCTCGATCGATGCTATTCTAAATACAATGCAGTTAAacgtatgtaaaatgtatcgGAAAATATAATCTTACCTGCAGATAATTTTAAGACtgtaattcattttttatcagcTGACGAAAGCACCACGCTTTCCAGAAAAGAaagtgaaatttaatttaaaaagttgtagcaattaaaattttgttgtgtaatatatgaatattgtgaacacaaatttttatttaattttataatgcatttttcatgcttaaatatattaatttagagAATTAAGTGAATCGTGacgaaattttacaaaactaGCATCGCGAGAAATTATGAATTACAATGAATTGGAATAAATACTAGTATTCGCAAAAATCTAActtgttatttgttattttatatttttctccagcttttgaataaacaattaaattcgttaaaaacattattattacatgGAAAATTgtcatttacattataattgaaaaagataaaaaaaactgtaatgtaatactttagaaaaaattatttttcgtaaacaATTGGTTTAAAAGACTTCGAAATCAAAAGTGAAAATTTGTTCTATAAGGAAAGTAGgagaaatttgttatatattgaataaaacgTTCTATGTGttatccttttttattttaacttttataagaatattagaAGATTTCTGTTAACATATATTGTTTGGaagaataaacttttaatttaaaattatatattcgaaTTTTCCTAGAAACGATTTAATActctacaaaaatatttatcctaAAATTTCTtacttacaatttttacaatttttaatagtgcAAAATacgattgtttttaaaatattatctgtaCACAAGCCATTTCGAGACATGAAGCTTTTAAGACTATTTCATgagatacataaaatttcactTGACACAGAATGGAATGTATCACGGAAATCATTGAAGTGTTAAATTCGActacgagaaagagagagtccGTTGAAACAAGTATAGCCTCAGGACGAATCACAACCAGTAAATCCTTGCTTTGCAGACGAGGGCCGTACACACTTGACCGCCGGCATGGAAAAGCTGGACAATCAGCAGAAGACCTGGAAGAAGAAAAGCATGAGATCGAGCGCGAGCACCGAGGTGGCGACGCAATGCGTGAAAGTGGTCGTGCGATGCCGACCGATGGACGAGCGAGAGGCGACCCGCGGTTACAGCCGCGTGGTCGAGGTGATCCCGTCTAGGGGCGTGGTGGAGGTGCGGCATCCGCGCGACGATCCGTCCAGCGAGACCGTGAAGGTGTTCACCTTCGACGCGGTGTACGACTGGCACTCCAGCCAGCAGGAGCTGTACGAGGAGACGGTGAGACCGCTGGTGTCCTCGATACTCGACGGCTTTAACGGCACTATCTTCGCGTACGGGCAGACCGGCACCGGCAAGACGTACACGATGGAAGGCGCGAAGATGGATCACGAGAGGCGCGGCATCATCCCGCGCTCCTTCGAGCACATCTTCAACCACATCGGCCGGTCGGAGAACATGCAGTACCTCGTGAGAGCCAGCTACCTGGAGATTTATCAGGAGGAGATACGCGATCTGCTGCACCCGGATCAGAGTCTGCGGTTCGAGCTGAAGGAGAAGCCGGAGCTCGGCGTTTACGTGAAGGATCTGTCGACCGCCGTGTGCAAGAGCGCGACGGAGATACAGCATCTGATGAACGTCGGCAATCAGAACAGAACGATCGGCGCGACGAACATGAACGAGCACAGCTCGCGGTCGCACGCGATCTTTCTCATCACGATCGAGATGGGCAGCATCGGCGGCGATTCCGGTGGCATCCGGGTGGGACGCTTGAACCTGGTCGACCTCGCGGGCAGCGAGAGGCAGAGCAAAACCGGCGCGTCGGGAGAGCGATTGAAGGAGGCGAGCAAGATTAATCTCAGCCTGTCGGCCTTGGGCAACGTCATCTCGGCGTTGGTGGACGGCAAGACGACGCATGTGCCATATCGAGATTCGAAGCTGACGAGACTGCTGCAGGACTCTCTAGGTGGTAACTCGAAGACGATCATGGTGGCGAATATCGGCCCGGCCAGCTACAACTACGACGAGACCCTGACGACTCTGCGATACGCCAGCCGTGCCAAGAACATCAAGAACAAGCCTAGGATAAACGAGGATCCGAAGGACGCTTTGTTGAGGCAGTATCAGGAGGAGATAGGTCGATTGAAGGAGAAACTCGCGCAGAAGGGCGGTGTGTCgcgaaagaagaagaagtcgAAGAGAAAAAAGGGAGAGGCGAACGAGGCGAACGACTCGGAGTCCGATGCGGACGACAGTCGGGGCGAGGACAATAAGGCGACCGAGGCCGACAAGAAGCTGATAGCGGAGCAGCTGAAGGCCGAGAAGCAGGAAGCCGAGAATCTCGTTCAGAGAATAAAGGACTTGGAGAGCAAGATGCTCTGCGGCGGTAAGAACATAATCGATCACACGAACGAGCAGCAAAGGGCGCTCGAGCAAAAGGCGGCCGAGATCGCGGAGCGTAAGAGGCGCGAGGTCGAGATGCAGCAGAAGCTGGAGGACGAGGAAGTGACGATGGTCGGCGTGAGGGAGACTTACACCACGTTGCAGCAGGAGGTGGACGTGAAGTCGAGAAAGCTGCGAAAGTGCTTCACCAAGCTGCAGGCCCTGAAGCAGGAGCTGGAGGACGTCACGAGCGACTACAACCGGGACAGACGGGACTTGGAGCAGGAGCAGCACGAGCTGATGAAGGAGCTGAAGCTCAAGTATCTCATAATCGAGAATTTCATTCCCGAGGAGGAGAAGACCAAGATCCTGTCCAGAATTCACCTGGACGAGGAGGAGGACTGCTGGGTGGTGAAGGATCCCGAGCCGTCGAGCATCGACGTCATCAAGCGCCCGACTTCGGTGCCGGGCGCGCGCCGACCGGTCTCGGAGTACGCGCGGATCGCTCTCG
This genomic window from Linepithema humile isolate Giens D197 chromosome 5, Lhum_UNIL_v1.0, whole genome shotgun sequence contains:
- the Klp68D gene encoding kinesin-like protein KIF3B, with protein sequence MEKLDNQQKTWKKKSMRSSASTEVATQCVKVVVRCRPMDEREATRGYSRVVEVIPSRGVVEVRHPRDDPSSETVKVFTFDAVYDWHSSQQELYEETVRPLVSSILDGFNGTIFAYGQTGTGKTYTMEGAKMDHERRGIIPRSFEHIFNHIGRSENMQYLVRASYLEIYQEEIRDLLHPDQSLRFELKEKPELGVYVKDLSTAVCKSATEIQHLMNVGNQNRTIGATNMNEHSSRSHAIFLITIEMGSIGGDSGGIRVGRLNLVDLAGSERQSKTGASGERLKEASKINLSLSALGNVISALVDGKTTHVPYRDSKLTRLLQDSLGGNSKTIMVANIGPASYNYDETLTTLRYASRAKNIKNKPRINEDPKDALLRQYQEEIGRLKEKLAQKGGVSRKKKKSKRKKGEANEANDSESDADDSRGEDNKATEADKKLIAEQLKAEKQEAENLVQRIKDLESKMLCGGKNIIDHTNEQQRALEQKAAEIAERKRREVEMQQKLEDEEVTMVGVRETYTTLQQEVDVKSRKLRKCFTKLQALKQELEDVTSDYNRDRRDLEQEQHELMKELKLKYLIIENFIPEEEKTKILSRIHLDEEEDCWVVKDPEPSSIDVIKRPTSVPGARRPVSEYARIALAMGRGCRYAGENILNLDLDMPARTTLDYHGPAIAPTIQAVLEEALRDEGDIDVDASSTRLRTKTRLQSARVRPKSVTKMQQIPAPVYPKTRGLVPK